From Humisphaera borealis, the proteins below share one genomic window:
- a CDS encoding glycosyltransferase family 2 protein: protein MIHQRAQLSTLQYTVVIASFRRPKLLLQTIDQLMPQVGPEGEVIVVEQAPLRDLRPELSQYDRLIYVVLPRPGTVAARNHAITIARGDILIFVDDDVISPAGFIAAHLAEYRDPTVGGVAGRVVDLARQSVGNLDPRALDAVDGWRWTTYDHFIELDVSHAPTCNLSLRRNAVLQAGSFDPLFQLAWREDSDLCFRVRAMGYRLVYRPAAWLTHLSANEGGTREGRAVGLLARELQMYRKHYLHYRDNLCFLLKHFQGPKRSRWIIDAYRTYVGLSYQPWRLLAKNCAFLIALWDATRLIRFRKHSCADPQAPNASLSADTARNFRGTNAAG, encoded by the coding sequence ATGATTCACCAGCGCGCACAACTTTCGACGCTACAGTACACTGTGGTGATCGCCTCCTTCCGAAGGCCAAAGCTTCTTCTCCAAACGATTGACCAACTTATGCCGCAGGTCGGCCCCGAAGGTGAGGTGATCGTCGTCGAACAGGCGCCACTCAGGGATCTTCGTCCGGAGCTCTCGCAGTATGATCGACTAATCTACGTCGTTCTGCCCAGACCGGGCACAGTAGCTGCAAGAAATCACGCAATCACCATCGCTCGAGGTGACATTCTGATTTTCGTGGACGACGACGTCATTTCCCCCGCCGGGTTCATCGCGGCCCACCTGGCTGAATACCGAGATCCGACGGTAGGGGGAGTTGCCGGCCGGGTTGTTGACTTGGCCCGACAGTCGGTGGGCAACCTTGATCCGCGAGCCCTTGACGCGGTTGACGGCTGGCGGTGGACCACGTACGACCACTTCATTGAGCTCGACGTTTCACACGCGCCGACTTGCAATCTCTCGCTTCGTCGGAATGCGGTGTTACAGGCGGGAAGCTTCGATCCTCTGTTCCAGCTAGCATGGCGGGAGGACAGCGATCTCTGTTTTCGGGTACGAGCGATGGGATACCGGCTCGTGTACCGCCCAGCCGCCTGGCTGACTCACCTAAGCGCAAATGAAGGAGGTACGCGGGAGGGGAGAGCAGTCGGACTACTCGCGAGAGAGTTGCAAATGTACCGAAAGCATTACCTCCACTACAGAGACAATCTGTGTTTCTTGCTCAAACATTTTCAAGGTCCTAAGCGCTCGCGCTGGATCATTGATGCATACCGAACCTATGTCGGTTTATCGTATCAACCGTGGCGGCTATTAGCAAAAAACTGCGCATTCTTGATTGCGCTATGGGATGCCACCCGGTTGATCCGCTTCCGCAAACATTCGTGCGCGGATCCGCAGGCACCAAACGCTTCACTGTCCGCAGATACCGCACGAAACTTTCGAGGTACTAATGCTGCAGGCTAA
- a CDS encoding glycosyltransferase family 4 protein — MNYFTMPVERIRQLGVVDVVLGMNLNALRTKAPLLQAVADVSWRTFGKQYRTTFNDTQIELAERAIRGADHIITISRTSAEALHHGGLAPSKVTVAPLGVGDEFWNVSAVNVARIRSTYRLPDAFVLYVGGINERKNIPVLIAALEKLGGVVPLVLAGPTPAEPLAFWGLDRPWVRHIGYIPEGDVPPLYAAATIKVFPSKLEGYGLPLVEAMAVGTPVLAADIPVFREIGGDGACFFPPDDPLTLAHLIQMAIGSRGFRDEYRGRGREVAALQTWAEYGRCLLTALRAAGHQ; from the coding sequence ATGAACTACTTCACAATGCCTGTTGAGCGGATCCGCCAACTAGGTGTGGTAGACGTCGTTCTCGGGATGAACCTAAACGCTTTACGGACTAAAGCTCCGCTGCTTCAAGCCGTCGCGGACGTTTCCTGGCGGACGTTCGGTAAGCAGTACCGCACCACATTCAACGACACTCAGATAGAGCTCGCTGAACGAGCGATTCGTGGCGCCGATCACATCATTACAATTAGTCGCACTTCCGCCGAGGCCCTGCACCATGGCGGCCTCGCGCCATCGAAAGTCACAGTGGCTCCCTTGGGTGTCGGGGATGAGTTTTGGAACGTCTCTGCCGTCAACGTCGCTCGGATCCGATCCACTTACCGTCTTCCGGATGCATTCGTGCTGTACGTTGGAGGCATTAACGAGCGTAAGAATATTCCCGTTCTCATCGCAGCGTTGGAAAAGTTGGGAGGGGTGGTGCCACTGGTGTTGGCTGGCCCAACTCCCGCCGAACCGCTCGCATTCTGGGGGCTTGATCGCCCGTGGGTACGCCACATTGGATACATCCCAGAGGGAGATGTACCCCCGCTCTACGCTGCCGCCACCATTAAGGTGTTCCCGTCCAAGTTGGAGGGGTACGGCCTTCCATTGGTTGAGGCGATGGCGGTCGGCACTCCAGTCCTGGCAGCGGACATTCCGGTGTTCCGTGAAATTGGTGGCGACGGTGCCTGCTTTTTTCCCCCCGATGATCCGCTGACCCTCGCACACTTGATTCAGATGGCGATTGGGTCGCGTGGCTTTCGGGACGAGTATCGAGGGCGGGGACGCGAGGTGGCCGCACTGCAAACTTGGGCCGAGTATGGGCGATGTCTCCTTACCGCCTTGCGTGCTGCCGGACATCAATGA